The Streptomyces sp. NBC_01775 genome includes a region encoding these proteins:
- a CDS encoding VOC family protein: MQQPQKIKTFLWFDTQAQEAAEFYVSLFDNSRILETSRYTETGPGETGSVMTVLFELAGQQYVALNGGPVFSFTEAISLQVDCDSQEEVDSLWEKLTADGGQENDCGWLKDKYGLSWQIVPRRLMELISDPDRAKAAAVMAAMLTMKKLDLPALEAAAKQ; encoded by the coding sequence ATGCAGCAGCCGCAGAAGATCAAGACATTCCTCTGGTTCGACACCCAGGCCCAGGAGGCGGCGGAGTTCTACGTCTCCCTGTTCGACAACTCCAGGATCCTGGAGACGAGCCGCTACACGGAGACCGGCCCCGGCGAGACCGGCTCGGTGATGACCGTCTTGTTCGAGCTGGCGGGCCAGCAGTACGTCGCGCTCAACGGCGGCCCGGTGTTCTCCTTCACCGAGGCCATCTCGCTCCAGGTCGACTGCGACTCGCAGGAGGAGGTCGACTCCCTGTGGGAGAAGCTCACAGCGGACGGCGGCCAGGAGAACGACTGCGGATGGCTCAAGGACAAGTACGGGCTGTCCTGGCAGATCGTCCCCCGACGGCTCATGGAGCTGATCAGCGACCCGGACCGGGCCAAGGCCGCCGCCGTCATGGCGGCCATGCTCACGATGAAGAAGCTCGACCTCCCGGCCCTGGAGGCCGCGGCCAAGCAGTGA
- the trpD gene encoding anthranilate phosphoribosyltransferase, producing the protein MSAATPAGGDTMAARTWPDVLSALVKGEDLSADATAWAMDRIMSGEATDVQIAGFAVALRAKGETVQEISGLVRAMYEHAFTVDIPGPSVDIVGTGGDMAKTVNISTMSSIVVAGTGVKVVKHGNRASSSASGASDVLGKLGVNLELTPQRVAEVAAEAGITFCFAIKFHPSLRHVAAARAGLGIATPFNFLGPLTNPARVRAQATGVADARMAPILAGVLAERGSSALVFRGDDGLDELTTTATSTVWVVRDGAVREESFDPRDVGIELVPVEALRGADAAYNADVARRLLEGEHGPVRDAVLLNSAAAFVALAPTDAPLTEQIGDGMRRAAESLDSGAALAALERWVAASTKR; encoded by the coding sequence ATGAGCGCTGCTACCCCCGCCGGAGGCGACACCATGGCGGCGCGTACCTGGCCGGACGTGCTGAGCGCGCTGGTGAAGGGCGAGGACCTGAGCGCGGACGCCACGGCCTGGGCGATGGACCGGATCATGAGCGGCGAGGCCACCGACGTGCAGATCGCGGGCTTCGCCGTGGCCCTGCGCGCCAAGGGCGAGACGGTGCAGGAGATCTCCGGACTGGTGCGGGCGATGTACGAGCACGCGTTCACCGTGGACATCCCCGGCCCCTCCGTCGACATCGTCGGGACCGGCGGGGACATGGCCAAGACGGTCAACATCTCGACGATGTCCTCGATCGTCGTCGCGGGCACCGGCGTGAAGGTCGTCAAGCACGGCAACCGGGCCTCCTCCAGCGCCAGCGGCGCTTCGGACGTCCTGGGGAAGCTGGGCGTGAACCTGGAGCTGACGCCGCAGCGGGTCGCCGAGGTGGCGGCCGAGGCGGGGATCACCTTCTGCTTCGCGATCAAGTTCCACCCGTCGCTGCGCCATGTCGCCGCCGCGCGGGCCGGGCTGGGGATCGCCACCCCGTTCAACTTCCTCGGCCCGCTCACCAACCCCGCGCGGGTGCGGGCGCAGGCGACCGGCGTCGCGGACGCCCGGATGGCGCCGATCCTCGCGGGAGTGCTCGCCGAGCGGGGCAGCAGCGCGCTCGTCTTCCGCGGGGACGACGGCCTGGACGAGCTGACCACCACGGCCACCTCGACGGTGTGGGTCGTACGCGATGGGGCCGTGCGGGAGGAGAGCTTCGACCCGCGTGATGTGGGGATCGAGCTGGTGCCCGTAGAGGCGCTGCGCGGCGCCGACGCCGCGTACAACGCCGATGTGGCCCGCCGGCTGCTGGAGGGGGAACACGGGCCCGTACGGGACGCGGTGCTCCTCAACTCCGCGGCTGCCTTCGTGGCGCTCGCGCCGACGGACGCCCCGCTCACCGAGCAGATCGGCGACGGGATGCGGCGGGCGGCCGAGTCCCTCGACTCGGGGGCGGCGCTGGCCGCGCTGGAGCGGTGGGTCGCGGCCAGCACCAAGCGGTGA
- a CDS encoding MFS transporter — MTAGWTSRRERRTGRAPWINHWEPEDPGFWAREGRRTARRNLWLSVFAEHTGFAVWSLWSVLVLFMTPETGFALSADDKFLLVSVVSLVGAVLRLPYGFAVTRVGGRTWTVCSAVALLVPTVLAAVLMRRPETPLWALLGCAALAGLGGGNFASSMVNINHFFPEREKGWALGLNAGGGNLGVASVQLLGLLVLATVGAAHPEAVPLLLVPALALAALLAHRHMDNLATARTDYSSYRAAVRDPHCWIVSLLYVGTFGSFIGFGFAFGLVLQNDFGRTPVQAAVLAVLGPLLGSLARPLGGRLADRWGGARVTAGAFAAMALCGAGALAASAAGSFAGFVAAFIALFVLTGLGNGSTYKMIPAIYAARAESAVEAGRDPQEARAESRRRAGAVIAISGAVGALGGVGINLAFRQSYQAAGDAGPAIAAFLAFYVLCLAVTCWVYLRRPVAGTPADREAEARSGAGRTGADRDGTGQDADTRLDPAGTSAAGPGA; from the coding sequence GTGACAGCAGGATGGACCAGCCGCCGGGAGCGGCGGACCGGCAGGGCACCGTGGATCAACCACTGGGAGCCCGAGGACCCCGGCTTCTGGGCCCGGGAAGGGCGGCGCACGGCGCGGCGCAACCTGTGGCTCTCCGTCTTCGCCGAGCACACCGGCTTCGCCGTGTGGAGCCTGTGGTCGGTCCTGGTGTTGTTCATGACGCCGGAGACCGGCTTCGCGCTGTCGGCGGACGACAAGTTCCTGCTCGTCTCGGTGGTCTCGCTGGTGGGGGCCGTGCTGCGGCTGCCGTACGGGTTCGCCGTCACACGGGTGGGCGGGCGCACCTGGACGGTGTGCAGCGCCGTCGCCCTGCTGGTGCCCACCGTGCTGGCCGCCGTGCTGATGCGGCGCCCCGAGACCCCGCTGTGGGCGCTGCTGGGGTGCGCGGCGCTGGCCGGGCTGGGAGGCGGCAACTTCGCCTCGTCCATGGTCAACATCAACCACTTCTTCCCCGAGAGGGAGAAGGGCTGGGCGCTCGGGCTCAACGCCGGGGGCGGCAACCTGGGCGTCGCCTCGGTGCAGCTCCTGGGGCTGCTCGTCCTCGCCACGGTGGGGGCCGCGCACCCGGAGGCAGTGCCGCTGCTGCTCGTTCCCGCGCTGGCGCTCGCCGCGCTGCTGGCGCACCGGCACATGGACAACCTCGCGACCGCGCGCACCGACTACTCCTCCTACCGCGCCGCCGTCCGCGACCCGCACTGCTGGATCGTCTCCCTGCTGTACGTGGGGACGTTCGGCTCGTTCATCGGCTTCGGCTTCGCGTTCGGCCTCGTCCTCCAGAACGACTTCGGCCGCACACCCGTGCAGGCCGCGGTGCTGGCCGTGCTGGGGCCCCTGCTGGGCTCGCTGGCCCGGCCGCTGGGCGGGCGGCTGGCCGACCGGTGGGGCGGGGCGCGGGTGACGGCGGGGGCGTTCGCCGCGATGGCGCTGTGCGGCGCGGGAGCGCTGGCCGCCTCGGCGGCGGGGTCGTTCGCCGGATTCGTCGCCGCCTTCATCGCCCTGTTCGTGCTGACGGGGCTCGGCAACGGCTCGACGTACAAGATGATCCCCGCCATCTACGCGGCGCGGGCCGAGAGCGCCGTGGAGGCCGGGCGGGACCCGCAGGAGGCGCGGGCCGAGAGCCGGCGGCGCGCGGGCGCGGTCATCGCGATCTCCGGCGCGGTCGGCGCGCTGGGCGGCGTCGGCATCAACCTCGCCTTCCGGCAGTCGTACCAGGCGGCGGGGGACGCGGGGCCCGCGATCGCCGCCTTCCTGGCGTTCTACGTGCTGTGCCTGGCCGTGACGTGCTGGGTGTATCTGCGACGTCCCGTGGCGGGGACACCCGCCGACCGTGAAGCGGAGGCGCGGAGCGGGGCCGGGCGTACCGGGGCCGACCGGGACGGGACCGGGCAGGACGCCGACACCCGGCTGGACCCGGCCGGAACCTCCGCCGCCGGTCCGGGAGCGTGA
- a CDS encoding EamA family transporter, which yields MTSRTEPAGYRTRLTAPAPLLVLASVVSVQTGQALGKGLFGAAGGPLATAALRLGLAALVLLALWRPRLPDDRSGALLILAFGTAIAGMNLSYLAMDRLPLGVAMTLQLSGPLTVALLMSRRWTDAAWGALAAAGITLFALPGAGAGALSPAGVAWAVASAVAMGSYLLLSRRTGARMSGGGPLALAVCWAALLTLPFGLAEAGPRVTEPRVLAAGLGVAVLSAVVPYSLELAALRRLPARVVGVLQSLEPVAAACAGLVLLGERLTPLQWLAVCCVTLASAGAVRSAVSRPSGAEALVGSEKSPTAR from the coding sequence ATGACCTCCCGGACTGAGCCCGCCGGGTACCGGACCCGGCTCACGGCACCCGCTCCCCTGCTCGTCCTCGCGAGCGTCGTCAGCGTCCAGACGGGGCAGGCGCTGGGCAAAGGGCTGTTCGGCGCCGCCGGGGGGCCGCTCGCCACAGCGGCGCTGCGGCTGGGGCTGGCCGCGCTGGTGCTGCTGGCCCTGTGGCGGCCCCGGCTGCCGGACGACCGCTCCGGCGCGCTGCTCATCCTGGCGTTCGGCACGGCGATCGCCGGGATGAACCTCTCCTACCTCGCGATGGACCGCCTGCCGCTGGGCGTCGCGATGACCCTCCAGCTCTCGGGCCCGCTCACCGTTGCCCTGCTGATGTCCCGCCGGTGGACGGACGCGGCCTGGGGCGCCCTGGCAGCGGCCGGGATCACGCTGTTCGCCCTCCCGGGCGCGGGAGCGGGCGCGCTGTCGCCCGCCGGGGTGGCCTGGGCGGTGGCCTCGGCCGTGGCGATGGGCTCGTACCTGCTGCTGAGCCGGCGCACCGGGGCCCGGATGTCCGGCGGCGGCCCGCTGGCCCTCGCGGTGTGCTGGGCCGCGCTGCTGACGCTGCCCTTCGGGCTGGCCGAGGCAGGTCCCCGGGTGACGGAGCCCCGCGTGCTGGCGGCCGGGCTGGGGGTGGCGGTGCTGTCCGCCGTCGTCCCCTACTCCCTGGAACTGGCCGCGCTGCGCCGCCTTCCCGCCCGCGTCGTCGGGGTGCTCCAGAGCCTGGAGCCGGTCGCCGCGGCCTGCGCGGGGCTCGTGCTGCTCGGCGAGCGGCTGACGCCGCTCCAGTGGCTGGCGGTCTGCTGCGTCACCCTCGCGTCAGCGGGTGCGGTCAGGAGCGCGGTGTCGCGGCCTTCCGGGGCCGAGGCTCTGGTGGGATCGGAGAAATCGCCCACCGCCCGATGA
- a CDS encoding LysR family transcriptional regulator has translation MIDLRLLQTLRVLHSEGTVTAAARALHLSPSAVSQQLRQLAQQVDAELLRQDGRLLRLTPAGRVLLGHADILHAQWEQARADLAAHGGGRHPTLRMEGFTTSVASLLVPTAGDLRQADPPVRVLIHESDTYESYQRLLAGQSDIAVLTPLPDSPPADDPRFDQQPLLDDFLDLVVPVGHPLAGPEPVDLAAAATEDWISPHHDQDRLIQALCAAAGFAPRRVHHSDEWPAVLSMIGHGLGVCLVPRLMSVAAYPQVVRVPVQGTPPPFRRVLTCVRKGSHPQPAIAAGLAALRARAEVLTPREGAK, from the coding sequence ATGATTGACTTGCGGCTCCTCCAGACGCTCCGTGTCCTGCACTCCGAGGGCACCGTGACGGCCGCGGCGCGCGCCTTGCACCTGTCGCCCTCGGCCGTCTCCCAGCAACTGCGCCAGCTCGCCCAGCAGGTGGACGCCGAACTGCTGCGACAGGACGGGCGGCTCCTGCGGCTCACCCCGGCGGGCCGGGTGCTGCTCGGCCACGCCGACATCCTGCACGCGCAGTGGGAGCAGGCCCGCGCCGACCTGGCCGCGCACGGCGGCGGGCGCCACCCGACGCTGCGGATGGAGGGCTTCACCACCAGCGTCGCCTCCCTCCTCGTGCCCACGGCCGGCGACCTGCGGCAGGCCGACCCGCCCGTCCGGGTCCTCATCCACGAGAGCGACACCTATGAGAGCTATCAGCGGCTGCTGGCGGGCCAGTCCGACATCGCGGTGCTCACGCCGCTGCCCGACAGCCCGCCCGCCGACGATCCGCGCTTCGATCAACAGCCGCTCCTGGACGACTTCCTGGACCTCGTCGTACCCGTCGGCCATCCGCTGGCAGGTCCGGAGCCCGTCGATCTGGCGGCGGCGGCCACCGAGGACTGGATCTCCCCGCACCACGACCAGGACCGGCTGATCCAGGCCCTGTGCGCGGCGGCCGGGTTCGCCCCGCGCCGGGTCCACCACTCCGACGAGTGGCCCGCTGTGCTCTCCATGATCGGGCATGGGCTGGGCGTGTGCCTCGTACCGCGGCTGATGTCGGTGGCCGCCTACCCGCAGGTCGTCCGGGTGCCGGTGCAGGGCACTCCGCCCCCGTTCCGGCGGGTCCTGACCTGCGTGCGCAAGGGCAGCCATCCCCAGCCGGCCATCGCGGCCGGCCTGGCCGCTCTGCGGGCCCGCGCGGAAGTCCTCACACCGCGCGAGGGGGCGAAGTGA
- a CDS encoding molybdopterin oxidoreductase family protein, which produces MSEGTATHCPYCALQCAMTLTPGGTPGTLDVTPRDFPTNAGGLCQKGWTSASLLTSPERLTTPLVRDASGALREAGWDEALDLVARGMERARDSRGPDAVAVFGSGGLTNEKAYALGKFARVALGTSQIDYNGRFCMSSAAAAGNRAFGLDRGLPFPVTDLDASEAVVLVGANPAETMPPLMGHLDPARLIVVDPRRTATAQAALDGGGLHLQPAPGTDLALALGLLHVALVDGHLEAPGRVAYRRERTTGWDEARRCAARWWPERTERLTGVAAADLRKAVGVLAGAHRAHILTGRGAEQHSKGVDTVAAWINLALALGLPGTPGSGYGCLTGQGNGQGGREHGQKADQLPGYRHISDPAARAHIASVWDVPEESLPGPGRSAWELLDALGTPDGPSALLVMGSNPAVSAPRSRRAVERLRALDLLVVADFVRSETAELADVVLPVTMWAEESGTMTSLEGRVLRRHRAQAPPPGVRTDLEVLHGLAVRLGRGGAEFPVDHAEVFEELRRASEGGTADYSGVRPEALDAGEAVHWPAPRGQRGSGTPHLFLDRFAHPEGKARFLPVEHREAAELPDAAHPLYATTGRELQHYQSGAQTRRVPELAAAAPGAYVEVHPDTARRAGLADGDQARVVSRRGSVLARTRCVPTLRTDTVFLPFHYAGTGTANALTNPALDPVSRMPEFKLCAVRLEPAGAGDRGADDRGADHPRAVSP; this is translated from the coding sequence TTGAGCGAAGGCACCGCCACACACTGTCCCTACTGCGCCCTCCAGTGCGCCATGACCCTCACGCCGGGCGGCACCCCGGGCACGCTCGACGTCACGCCGCGCGACTTCCCCACCAACGCGGGCGGGCTCTGCCAGAAGGGCTGGACCTCGGCCTCGCTGCTCACCTCGCCCGAGCGGCTCACCACCCCGCTGGTGCGGGACGCGTCGGGGGCGCTGCGCGAGGCGGGCTGGGACGAGGCACTCGACCTGGTGGCGCGGGGCATGGAGCGGGCGCGCGACAGCCGGGGGCCGGACGCCGTCGCCGTCTTCGGCAGCGGAGGGCTCACCAACGAGAAGGCGTACGCGCTGGGGAAGTTCGCCCGCGTCGCGCTGGGCACCTCGCAGATCGACTACAACGGACGGTTCTGCATGTCCTCGGCGGCAGCCGCGGGGAACAGGGCGTTCGGGCTCGACCGCGGACTGCCCTTCCCCGTCACCGATCTGGACGCCTCCGAGGCCGTCGTCCTCGTGGGCGCCAACCCGGCCGAGACGATGCCGCCGCTGATGGGACACCTGGATCCCGCCCGGCTCATCGTCGTCGACCCGCGCCGCACCGCCACCGCGCAGGCGGCGCTCGACGGCGGCGGCCTGCACCTCCAGCCCGCGCCCGGCACCGACCTGGCGCTCGCGCTGGGGCTGCTCCATGTCGCGCTCGTCGACGGTCACCTGGAAGCCCCCGGGCGCGTCGCCTACCGGCGGGAGCGGACCACCGGGTGGGACGAGGCACGCCGGTGCGCCGCGCGGTGGTGGCCGGAGCGCACCGAGCGGCTGACCGGGGTCGCCGCCGCCGACCTGCGCAAGGCGGTGGGCGTGCTGGCCGGTGCCCACCGGGCCCACATCCTCACCGGGCGCGGCGCCGAACAGCACAGCAAGGGCGTGGACACCGTCGCCGCCTGGATCAACCTCGCGCTCGCGCTGGGCCTGCCGGGCACCCCCGGCTCCGGGTACGGGTGCCTGACGGGACAGGGCAATGGGCAAGGCGGCAGGGAACACGGCCAGAAGGCCGACCAGCTGCCCGGATACCGGCACATCTCCGACCCCGCGGCGCGCGCCCACATCGCCAGTGTGTGGGACGTCCCCGAGGAGTCGCTGCCAGGCCCCGGCCGCAGCGCGTGGGAGCTGCTGGACGCGCTCGGCACCCCCGACGGGCCCTCGGCGCTGCTGGTGATGGGCTCCAACCCGGCCGTCTCCGCGCCCCGTTCGCGCCGCGCCGTGGAGCGGCTGCGCGCCCTCGACCTGCTCGTCGTCGCCGACTTCGTGCGCTCGGAGACCGCCGAACTCGCCGATGTGGTCCTGCCCGTGACGATGTGGGCCGAGGAGTCGGGGACGATGACCAGCCTGGAGGGCCGGGTGCTGCGGCGCCACCGCGCCCAGGCGCCGCCGCCCGGGGTCCGCACGGACCTGGAGGTGCTCCACGGGCTCGCGGTGCGCCTCGGGCGAGGCGGCGCGGAGTTCCCCGTCGACCACGCCGAGGTCTTCGAGGAGCTGCGGCGGGCCTCCGAGGGCGGCACCGCCGACTACTCCGGTGTGCGCCCCGAGGCGCTGGACGCGGGGGAGGCCGTGCACTGGCCGGCGCCGCGCGGGCAGCGCGGCTCCGGCACCCCCCACCTCTTCCTCGACCGCTTCGCCCACCCGGAGGGGAAGGCCCGCTTCCTGCCCGTGGAGCACCGTGAGGCCGCCGAACTCCCCGACGCGGCACACCCGCTCTACGCCACGACCGGGCGCGAGCTCCAGCACTACCAGTCGGGCGCGCAGACCCGCCGGGTGCCCGAACTGGCGGCTGCGGCGCCCGGCGCCTATGTGGAGGTGCACCCCGACACGGCGCGCCGCGCCGGACTCGCGGACGGCGACCAGGCGCGCGTGGTCTCGCGGCGCGGCAGCGTGCTGGCCCGCACCCGCTGCGTCCCCACGCTGCGCACCGACACCGTCTTCCTCCCCTTCCACTACGCGGGGACGGGCACGGCCAACGCGCTCACCAACCCGGCGCTCGACCCGGTCAGCCGGATGCCCGAGTTCAAGCTGTGCGCCGTACGGCTGGAGCCCGCCGGAGCCGGGGACCGGGGAGCGGACGACCGGGGCGCGGACCACCCGCGGGCGGTGTCCCCGTGA
- a CDS encoding FAD-dependent oxidoreductase: MSRALEVVVVGNGMVGHRLAQEVRRRDPGGVRVRLTIVGDEPTGGYNRVLLPGLIAGSLTEADLAPDEDGNSFAPDEGGKPLAPDEARKAAPGGVRGGTTVTRVDRAERTVTTADGHQLPYDRLVLATGAHANIPPLPGLRRDDGAPARDVSALRTLADARRLRRLAHRARARGAPMAVLGGGILGLEAARALVARGVGVTVVHQATHVMDRQLDAPAGRVLARSLLRTGIAQRLGVAATAWVPEEGLHLADGSVVPAAGLLLSTGARPRTALAQECGLAVGPAGIAVDDALTTSDPDVYALGDCADADPGLVQPGWEQAATLAALLTGDNPQARYVGTPRVTRLKAAGIELACLGDPFAEPHEAAAPVSDEAAPLLPGPAAPQDPRGSAAPGGSSTPGGSATQDGPEAERAPEVLRLEDPSRERYAKLVLHGDRVTGAILLGLPDAAAGLVQLFDRGAPAPSDRLALMLGRALPPEVSGGPESLPDHGLVCRCNGVTKGALRSAWHAGARSPRELADSTRATTGCGSCRPTVEKLAAWLAETDPSQSSPSPTPTHPR, encoded by the coding sequence GTGAGCCGGGCGCTGGAGGTCGTGGTCGTCGGCAACGGGATGGTCGGGCACCGGCTGGCCCAGGAGGTGCGTCGCCGTGACCCGGGAGGCGTACGGGTACGGCTCACGATCGTGGGCGACGAGCCGACCGGCGGCTACAACCGGGTGCTGCTGCCCGGTCTGATAGCCGGGTCCCTGACCGAGGCGGACCTCGCACCGGATGAGGACGGAAATTCCTTCGCACCGGATGAAGGCGGAAAACCCCTCGCACCGGATGAAGCACGGAAAGCGGCTCCCGGCGGGGTGCGCGGGGGCACCACCGTCACGCGCGTCGACCGGGCGGAGCGCACCGTGACCACCGCGGACGGGCACCAACTCCCCTACGACAGGCTCGTGCTGGCCACCGGCGCCCACGCCAACATCCCCCCGCTGCCCGGACTGCGCCGGGACGACGGCGCCCCGGCCCGCGACGTCTCGGCGCTGCGCACCCTCGCCGACGCGCGCAGGCTGCGCCGTCTCGCCCACCGCGCCCGTGCCCGGGGCGCGCCCATGGCCGTCCTCGGCGGCGGCATCCTCGGCCTGGAGGCGGCCCGCGCCCTGGTGGCGCGCGGCGTCGGGGTGACCGTCGTACATCAGGCGACCCACGTCATGGACCGCCAGCTGGACGCGCCCGCGGGCCGGGTGCTCGCGCGCTCGCTGCTCCGCACGGGAATCGCCCAGCGGCTGGGCGTCGCGGCGACGGCCTGGGTGCCCGAGGAGGGGCTGCACCTCGCGGACGGCAGCGTCGTACCCGCCGCCGGGCTGCTGCTGAGCACCGGCGCACGGCCGCGCACGGCGCTCGCGCAGGAGTGCGGGCTGGCGGTCGGCCCTGCGGGCATCGCCGTCGATGACGCGCTGACCACCTCCGACCCCGACGTGTACGCGCTCGGCGACTGCGCCGACGCCGACCCGGGGCTCGTCCAGCCCGGCTGGGAGCAGGCCGCCACGCTCGCGGCGCTGCTGACCGGCGACAACCCGCAGGCGCGCTACGTCGGCACCCCCAGGGTGACCCGGCTGAAGGCCGCAGGCATCGAACTCGCCTGTCTGGGCGACCCGTTCGCCGAGCCGCACGAGGCGGCGGCGCCGGTCTCCGACGAGGCGGCCCCGCTGCTTCCCGGACCGGCGGCCCCGCAGGACCCGCGCGGATCCGCGGCCCCGGGCGGGTCCTCGACACCAGGAGGATCCGCGACCCAGGACGGGCCGGAGGCGGAGCGCGCGCCCGAGGTCCTGCGCCTGGAGGACCCGTCCAGAGAGCGCTACGCCAAGCTCGTCCTGCACGGCGACCGCGTCACCGGAGCCATCCTGCTCGGCCTGCCGGACGCCGCCGCCGGGCTCGTCCAGCTCTTCGACCGGGGCGCCCCGGCCCCCTCCGACCGGCTCGCCCTCATGCTGGGCCGGGCCCTGCCGCCCGAGGTGTCGGGCGGCCCCGAGTCGCTGCCCGACCACGGGCTGGTGTGCCGCTGCAACGGCGTCACCAAGGGAGCGCTGCGCTCCGCCTGGCACGCCGGGGCGCGCTCACCGCGCGAGCTGGCCGACTCGACCCGCGCCACCACCGGCTGCGGCAGCTGCCGCCCCACCGTCGAGAAACTCGCGGCCTGGCTCGCCGAGACAGACCCTTCGCAGTCGTCCCCGTCCCCGACCCCGACCCACCCGAGGTGA